In a single window of the Geothermobacter hydrogeniphilus genome:
- a CDS encoding OmpA family protein — MFKRLLFSGCVLCLAILTGCAAGSSRILTSSDSDADGIVRRLDRCPDTPAGIAVDVNGCPADSDGDGVFDRLDRCPGTEIGQVVDLHGCNVDRDNDGVFDWRDHCPRSRAAGVVGLDGCAPEVAVAAADIPAAPVDRKLVIYFESDQSLVLPEFRTLVEKLALALVPQQVERITVSGHADDTGSEAYNLRLGAQRARRVTALLAAEAPQLASRLTMRSFGETRPVADNSTALGRLLNRRVEIRVEMAAGQPVGSPVR; from the coding sequence ATGTTCAAACGTCTGTTGTTCAGCGGGTGCGTCCTGTGCCTGGCAATCCTGACCGGCTGCGCTGCCGGTTCTTCCCGTATTTTGACATCCTCGGACAGCGACGCCGACGGCATCGTTCGCCGGCTTGATCGTTGCCCCGATACCCCGGCCGGGATCGCGGTCGACGTCAACGGTTGCCCCGCGGACAGTGACGGAGACGGGGTCTTCGACCGCCTCGACCGTTGCCCCGGAACGGAGATCGGCCAGGTTGTCGACCTGCACGGCTGCAACGTGGACCGGGATAACGACGGGGTCTTCGACTGGCGGGATCATTGTCCTCGAAGCCGGGCCGCAGGTGTGGTCGGCCTCGACGGCTGCGCGCCGGAAGTGGCGGTTGCCGCCGCAGATATCCCGGCCGCTCCGGTGGACCGCAAACTGGTGATCTACTTCGAATCGGATCAAAGCCTGGTCCTGCCGGAGTTCCGGACCCTGGTGGAAAAATTGGCGCTGGCCCTGGTGCCGCAACAGGTTGAGCGGATCACCGTCAGCGGGCACGCTGACGATACCGGCAGTGAGGCGTACAACCTCAGGCTGGGAGCGCAGCGCGCGCGACGGGTGACGGCATTGCTGGCTGCCGAAGCACCGCAGCTGGCGTCACGTCTGACCATGCGGAGTTTTGGTGAGACCCGGCCGGTGGCTGATAATTCCACCGCGTTGGGACGGCTGCTGAATCGCCGGGTTGAAATCAGGGTTGAAATGGCCGCCGGACAGCCGGTGGGCTCGCCCGTCCGTTAA